A single region of the Trichoplusia ni isolate ovarian cell line Hi5 chromosome 24, tn1, whole genome shotgun sequence genome encodes:
- the LOC113505060 gene encoding uncharacterized protein LOC113505060, with translation MLTRRRAARLPSPGSSPSSASQMPPGRGPAPAVAVASSSSDEYYSPPTSPTPVRRPGRRRPPSSLAPSGQPASNRAPAPGGVVQRMKWTRPMNENVMRAYYGATGGGTNLTAYRARMLSLFRTLEPDVDVSAQHLSDQVRVIQRNHRLDDATLDRLRSEVQTSPVVVTPSIAEAPAASALPANPADGGDDDGAITVSTQCSDHIRSTLEQAVLEYRSTPRDQRPRLPRLPMHNRNKALMGVLDSLLSSYFGNSEDLGDTHSLLYCAAVAACRVAGVTFRDNTAARPKQAAPTWQCRIEKRVAEARTLIAKLVAFRGGNTRPRVMRFVKRAFAGTNISPSEYTARVTERIDFFKQKNFTFHI, from the exons ATGTTGACACGAAGAAGAGCAGCACGCCTTCCATCCCCGGGCTCGTCGCCGAGCTCCGCCTCGCAGATGCCGCCGGGCCGAGGTCCAGCGCCGGCAGTTGCAGTCGCGTCGAGCTCCAGCGACGAGTACTACTCCCCGCCGACGTCGCCAACACCTGTACGTCGGCCGGGGAGGCGCCGGCCGCCGAGCAGCTTGGCGCCCTCAGGCCAACCGGCCTCGAACAGGGCTCCCGCTCCCGGTGGTGTAGTGCAGCGCATGAAGTGGACTCGACCCATGAACGAGAATGTCATGCGCGCCTACTATGGGGCGACAGGGGGAGGAACTAACCTCACTGCGTACCGTGCCAGAATGCTCTCTCTGTTTCGGACCCTTGAACCGGACGTCGACGTATCGGCACAACATTTgtcggatcaagtgcgagttatcCAACGTAATCACAGGTTGGATGACGCGACGCTTGATCGATTGCGCTCTGAAGTGCAGACTAGCCCTGTCGTCGTTACCCCGTCAATAGCGGAAGCGCCAGCTGCAAGCGCGCTGCCTGCCAACCCTGCTGACGGGGGAGATGATGACGGTGCTATAACTGTAAGTACCCAGTGCAGTGATCATATAAGGAGTACATTGGAACAGGCGGTTCTGGAGTATCGGTCAACACCCCGGGACCAGAGACCACGACTACCTCGCTTGCCCATGCACAACCGAAACAAGGCGCTAATGGGTGTCCTGGATTCGCTGCTATCCAGTTATTTTGGGAACAGCGAAGACCTCGGTGACACGCACTCGCTTCTGTACTGTGCGGCTGTTGCGGCATGTCGTGTAGCTGGTGTTACCTTTCGAGATAACACAGCTGCACGGCCTAAGCAAGCGGCACCAACCTGGCAGTGCAGGATTGAGAAGCGTGTTGCTGAGGCCAGGACACTCATAGCCAAACTTGTTGCGTTTCGGGGCGGAAACACTCGCCCTAGGGTCATGCGTTTTGTAAAGCGGGCGTTTGCTGGGACTAATATTAGCCCCAGCGAATACACTGCCCGAGTTACAGAAcgcattgacttttttaagcaaaag aattttacaTTCCATATTTGA